Genomic window (Cucumis sativus cultivar 9930 chromosome 2, Cucumber_9930_V3, whole genome shotgun sequence):
CCAAcatcgtttaaatattttcctgaATCATTAGGAAATGCAAGAATACTTCTCCACGCTTCTGAGAACGTTGATTCACGGTATGTTCTAGATGCATTGTAAAACAAAGTAGCTATAGTGTCATTCTTgtatttatcattcaaattttgagtcaaGTGTTGGACACAAAGTCCATGGAATGCGGAGGGAAAAACCGATGCAATACACttagaaaaacatgtttttcgaTCTGTCACGAAGCCTAGATTAGGCACCTCTCCTATTGCacctttcaatttctctaaGAACCACTGTATTGAAGCATCTGTTTCTCTGTCCACCACTCCAAAGGCAAGaggataaatttgattgttaccaTCCAAGCAAACAGCAACTATCAACTGACCCCGATATTTGTTCTTAAGGAATGTTCCATCCATGACTATAACCGGTCTAATGCAGTTTAAGAATCCTCGAACACATGGACCAACAgccataaaaagatatttgaagaaacGATTATCTTCAAGTTCCATGTGAAATATTGTACCTACATTTGCAAGTTTGAGAGCTTCACCATATCTAAGCAATAGATTATATGACTCTTCAGGACACCCGCGCACTCGTTCATACGCATTTTCTCTAGCGCGCCATGCTTTTTCATAACTCATATTTATGCCATAGTCTTGCCTCATGTCTTCTATGATATCACGCGGTTTGTATAGACGACCGACTCCCTTGAACTTTGACTTTATTAATTCTCCAACAACCCAAGATTTTGCTTGCCTATGGTCACGAttcaaaacgtcaagagaACACGAATGAACTTTGacatactttttaatcttaaatatatttgaatccttCAATCTCATCGCTCGCAGTCTCCAACCACACTTGTTGTCAATGCATCTAACAAAGAGAACCTCTTTTGTAGACTTTTTTACTACAAACtgaaaattttttttcattgccaAGACACTTAATCTCATTGACAaatcttttttggaaaaaaatatttgtcctaCATCAAACTCCTCACTTGTAGAGCTTTCTTCGGACCAATCATTCATGTCTGTCTTCAACTTTTGGCTAGAAGAGCTGTAACGAActttagattttcctttgcaatCTTTTGTAGGACCATCTCTATGTTGTGGGATGTCAAATGATTCACTATTCATCTCTACTGGCTCCCATGTAAAAGTCTCATCTTTCGAATCATATGACTCATATGATTCCCATATAGCCGAAGTGGTCCCTATCACGTTATCACACAagccaacttcaacttcacgaACATGGActtcattctcatttaatGTATCCATTACAATTGGAGGATGAGGGTTTAAGTTATGAGCTTGGTTGCTGCCAGATACTGAATTGTAATCTTTGCTTAAcacttttttgctttgattaCTTTTAGGCTCAAATGAGACGTATAAAGGGACCTTTAATGGATTTTCactaagaagataaaacttcaaatcacggTCATTGCTTAACTCAAATGTAGGAGCTTCGTGTTCCACTTTTATCTCATATATGCATCTTATCATTACGTCGAACTTTGAAGGGTCAACTTCTGCAAGGTCATATAATTCTGCCTGTAAATctttatgtgttatttctttACTGACAACGATGCCTTTTAACATGCCTCCTTCGTATTTTCTTCGCCTCTCATCCCACATACCACCGTAACGCACTAACATGGGAATATGTGACATCCTTAAACCACCTTATACTTTTCAATTGCtgcaaaaaatgatttgaagttagcatttgacatatcacataaacaaagtttattaaaaaacagtaggtaaatactaaataaaacgTGCATAGTCACACCCTACATGTTTACGATCTTGACAGCTACAAAATGTTTAGGATATTGCgagatacaaaaaacaatagctAAAAGTCAccctaaatcaattcatttcagattaaacatttcaatttaagaacctgcaagatgtctgcgagatgtttgcgagatgtctaccagatgtttgcgagataaaataataataatgataaattgctaacatcatttgaaacatCTATAAAGCAACCTTAAATCAACcctaaatcaacttgaaacaataaaaaataatatttgatttatacatttaagatgcaaaaatatatatacatataacacaacacAATTCAGATTcggatttaaaaattaaaacaaaccacaatGCGTGAGATGTTCGCCGGAGTAGATGATGAACGACACCGGAGTAAAGCGGAAAGTTGACAAACTtttgagagaggagaagaatcgcaaatgagtttttcttttttctttttcctttacataATCTATGAGAAGGAGGAGaaatgcttcttttttctttttacgtaATCTATGAGACTGCAAGAGAaggattcttctttttttttccctttacgtaatctatgaggagaggagaagaaggctGCGTTCgcaattctgttttttttcttcaggtGAATGacattgaagagagagagagaggggttggaaaagaagagaagagcaaatgtgaattaaaattaaaagagggtattttcgtcatttcacctccaatttatcctaaatctcaacttttctacaatcaatcctaaaactctatttataccccatttttggcctatttttgtcaatttcccAAAAAAGAGCACCAAAACAATGGgacaaaactttcaaataatcttttaaactaaattaatcgTACTCTCGAAGATACAAAAGTTTGTTTCACATTTGAGTTTATCCactttaataatttgtttattgtttattgagTTCATCAACTTTactttgtttattgtttttgagtTTATCAAGTTTAGTTGGTTTATATTGTCTACAGATCACTTCTCTGATCTCCACCATACAAATAAACAAACGTGAAATTGATGGAAAAAGAGAAGCACTCAGTTTCTTACTTTAAATTAacatattattgtaattatttatatgtagGTTAAACCTTTCTGGAATACAACATTATccaatcttcaattttaagaaaagattatcagtagattttattcattttctcttaCTCTTTCGACGCCTACCATTCGAATCACAATCTTCTTAATTGTTTACACTTATTTTATATTCGATCGATTTAAAGGAGGTTTAACATTTACATATATGTGATTGTTTAAGTTTTTTGGTTTCTAAAATGTAGTGAATGTTTATGTGGTGGGTAGTGTTATTTTCTAGGGATGAAAAAACCCGAACCGAACTGAACCAATTCGGTTCGGTTTGGGTTGGATTGGACTTCAACAACAACATTACTGAATTGAACTGGGTCGGGTTGGTCCAAATGTcaaataagtttgaaaaaagaggaagaaaagtcttggggaattgacaaaaataggccaaaaattgGGTAGATAAAGatttttaggattgattgtaaaaaagttgacatttaggacaaattagaggtgaaatgacgaaaataccctcatTTCAtgttaaacatttcaatttaagaacctgcgAGATGTTTACGAGATGtctaccagatgtttgcgagataaaataataataataataaattgttttaattgttttattttttttttaaaatccgaatatgaattgtgttatatgtatatatatttgcatcttaAAATGTAATCAAGTTGATTTATGGTTGATTTAAGGTTGTTTTAGAGATGTTTCAAAGGATGTtagcaatttattattattattattttttatctcgcaaacatctggtagacatctcgcaggttcttaaattgaaatgtttaatatgaaataagggtattttcgtcatttcaccttcaatttgtcctaaatgtcaatttttttacaatcaatcctaaaagtctttatctactccatttttggcctatttttgtcaattccccaaAAGTCTTCCATCTATGCCATTCGATTTCCACCTCCATCTACTCCGTTCGTTCcgtcttccttcttttgttcaGAAAAGTTCCCCCAATCTCAGATCctccttcttccttcaacAAATCTTTTGCCCAATCTCTGATCctccttcttccttcaacAAATCGTTCGCCCTATCTCCGATCCTCCTTATTCCTTCTTCCTTGGATCTGAGTTCGATTTCGACGATTTCGACGATTCTCTGTTCATAATTATGTTTCATgggtttgtttttaaaaaaaaatcaaatttgggTAGCTGGCATATTGAAATGcccaaattttattcaaaccATAGATCTGGAAACTCCAATTGTTCAAATACTAGTATGATGTTTATGATAAACCAATTGTTGTGGTGATATTGATTGggcaaagaaaagaaaacagaggagaaggggaagaaatagggaaaaagaaggaaggaacgaagagaagaaggaaggaaaaaggaaaaagaagaaagaaagaaggaaaaagaaagaaagaaagaaggaaaaagaaaggaagaaaggaagggaaaaaaataaagaaaaagaccCGACCCGACCCGTTTCATTTTGACCCGACCTGAGGATCGGGTCACAACATTGTTGAAACCGTGCACCTCGGGTCGGGTCGAGTTTGGATGAAAACCGACCCGATCCAGCCCAAATACACTCCTATATGGAAGGGTCGGGTCGAGTTTGGATGAAAACCGACCCGATCCAGCCCAAATACACTCCTATATGGAATGAACCtctatttcattaataatttagtagaGTACAAACCTATGTATAATCAAAGAGAAATACAgtaaaggaaataatatcaaaataatatctaCGAAATAATATCacctaaaaataatataattacgTCAATACCcccctcaaactcaaggttgaaatcacaaacttgagtttgctaataactaaaaaatctaaaacagAATAAAAGGCACATGGAGAACATACAAAGAAgctaaaacaaactttaagtAAAGCAAATGAAAACATAGTAGAATCAAAATAGGACGAAAATGAGATCTAAATTGTGTGTTTCCTCGAGTCGGAACAGAGTGAGAAAAAGCTTGTCGTTGATCAAAATGGAATAGAACGAACTAAACCAGAGCAAGTGAAGATAAGCAAAGCTTTTCACAATAGACAGATAAACAGACACAATTGGAGATTCGTGACGGCTAACGATTAGAACCGAATCTGATCGGAGCAAAGCTAACACAGCATCAGAACGAAACATGGATCTAAACGAAAACAAACAGATCTGGAACCGGTTGGGTTTGCTTTAGAGACCTCGTCGGAGATCTGAAACATCGGTTGTGGGCTATTAATTTGCCATGATCTTCCTAAATAGGTGGaagaattaagttatttttctatttattgttttttgttatttgtttttttttaattatgtccAAAGTTTTAGCAAGCACTAAGTTAGTAGGTTACtaatttttgcttctttttagactataaatattagtccatcaaattgaataaaggTAAGAAGTTCCATTTAATATCCCTCTTGGCAATATATCTTACAAAGTATTTATCTTTGCTTTCTTCAAGAAGAGTGCGTGAGATTTTACAGATCCTTTGTTGTAAAACCAacatttggtatcagagcaggttgTCTTCTCATCGCATATTCCAACGAAGATGGCAAGCACCTCGCAGCAAACAAGGGAGAATGGTGGAATGCCGATTCTCTACCCGATGTTAACTCCAcacaaaccctaaaccctaaaccccaaaccctaaaccctaaatatcTTTGTCTATCTAGGATAGATCAAGattgatcatttagatttcgTACATGATtatttagtgaaaaaaaataagaaaaaaagaaaatgagagatgacgaagaaggaagaaattcttgaagaggagatgaagaaatcacaaataagaagtagaaatatgaagaaggaGAAGTAATAACATGAATAAGATGTGTAGGAATTCAATACTCGTCAAGGGAGATTCAAAAACCAACAAAGATAAATCtggaatttatgaaaaaacaataatggtAGACTTCATGGGTTTTTTATGGCTATAATATTTTTTGCGTTTTGgtttatatatgtaaattaacaTGTTTTAAGTGACAAAAtctccaaaatatttataaatataacaaaatatcacaatagTTGTAATGAATCATGATTGATCAAAATAGACTACTATCTACACCTATATCATGATAAAAATTGACAAAGATAGTAGTCTATTGCAATTCCCCAATTGTAGATAAATTGTGATACtttgtgaatatttttgttcattttgtatATGTAAAAATAGTCGTGAAAAaggagttttttaaaaaatataacaaaccggtaaaatatttaaaaaaatataacaaatcagtaaaatatttacactgtatagaacaattttgaaaatagaaaaacttcGTAggcacaaaattgaaaatacaaaaaacgtACATCCCAGTCAACATGCAATTAATCGGCCACAAGCATGCACGAGTAATCTTCTTCTGAACAATTGTGTACTacaatttaaacaaatgaTATATTATCATCTAGGTTATGACACatacacgatcatgtagttattttttaatgatgaagaaaaattaggcttcaaatttaaacaatcatgttAACCATactaaacgattgtgttgatTATGACAAACAATCgtattaattatgaaaaacaaCTGTGTAAATGAttgttaaaaacttaaaatcaaacaatcatGTTCACCAtgctaaacgattgtgttaaCATGgtaaacgattgtttagatcagGGCAAACACAATCATGTAGTTCGTTTTAAAGGAtgaaaaaatgcttcaaatttaaacgaccATGTTGACTAAggtaaatgatcgtttagatcatgtcaaaatgatatttaaacaattttgatattttcaacTGTGAGAAAGATGAAGTAATTTCAAAGAAACTTACcgaaaatgatgaagataaAATAGATGGTTTAAACAAAGTAGAATAAATCgtttaaaaatggaagaaagaaatctaaatgaaaagatgaataaattgcaaagaatTAAGAAAGAAGTAAGGAATGATATGCAATATTTAAGGATAAGTATaagaattatgaaaatatgttaCGGACTTtgtgagtttttgttttttattacctaaattgcaaatattgttttgttttggtaaaTTATCccgtaaaaattaatttaaatttttgtaaaattaaaaagtaatatgaaaattatttaatgaaagaATAGTATAGAATGTGTGAATATGTTGGGTTGGATACCTTTTTCTCCCATCATAAATTGTTTGGACAGCcattaattatcatatttgaaaag
Coding sequences:
- the LOC116402201 gene encoding uncharacterized protein LOC116402201; its protein translation is MSHIPMLVRYGGMWDERRRKYEGGMLKGIVVSKEITHKDLQAELYDLAEVDPSKFDVMIRCIYEIKVEHEAPTFELSNDRDLKFYLLSENPLKVPLYVSFEPKSNQSKKVLSKDYNSVSGSNQAHNLNPHPPIVMDTLNENEVHVREVEVGLCDNVIGTTSAIWESYESYDSKDETFTWEPVEMNSESFDIPQHRDGPTKDCKGKSKVRYSSSSQKLKTDMNDWSEESSTSEEFDVGQIFFSKKDLSMRLSVLAMKKNFQFVVKKSTKEVLFVRCIDNKCGWRLRAMRLKDSNIFKIKKYVKVHSCSLDVLNRDHRQAKSWVVGELIKSKFKGVGRLYKPRDIIEDMRQDYGINMSYEKAWRARENAYERVRGCPEESYNLLLRYGEALKLANVGTIFHMELEDNRFFKYLFMAVGPCVRGFLNCIRPVIVMDGTFLKNKYRGQLIVAVCLDGNNQIYPLAFGVVDRETDASIQWFLEKLKGAIGEVPNLGFVTDRKTCFSKCIASVFPSAFHGLCVQHLTQNLNDKYKNDTIATLFYNASRTYRESTFSEAWRSILAFPNDSGKYLNDVGITRWSRFHCPGRRYNMMTTNIAESMNSILKEPRDLPIASFLEHVRALLQRWFWERREEGIKVTSTLTKWAELVLQKKQERALTMKVNPIDCYQFHVKDLDKEEVINLHTQECTCKEFQAEQLPCAHAIAVARDRNINVYSLCANYYTNECLLAAYSEAVYPVGNQSEWKTTEEYVHMTVLPPKVVKRVGRPKKKRIPSVGEAPKLHKCGRCKETGHNRLTCTNPISYIQKSSIQD